A genomic segment from Candidatus Brocadia sinica JPN1 encodes:
- a CDS encoding tetratricopeptide repeat protein, which translates to MKIYKPLLFLLVVALLCLPIACEKAKNHIEIAHDFVVEEKLDEAVAEYTKAIEANTNLVDAFCGRGDVYLKQGKLEDAAIDFRKAIDINPNHIDAHKKLAETFIQIGAPDDEFQKRFKAIEKEPDNPLSYVDLGVFYHKLEQDIDAIDQYKKALELDPENPYIMFNLGVGYLDMGLYEDAEGIFQKAIEIDPAYDNAHYNLAVSMHKQGKIDEAIKELNKTLEVNPKYSDAYVVFGLIKLKEKKFEEAIAEYNKAMEINPDNLEARYQRAIVFALQERYEDALAENMKVLEKNPKHANAAYNIGVIYHRTDRLDKAMEWYDKIAKKIDPLYEDAYYNRGQIYSMKGDHSKAYSDFITYSYITKWRTGKDPAVVYKQDEIKEMFLSSVPALKGQVKDQELELKSN; encoded by the coding sequence ATGAAGATATATAAACCTTTATTGTTTTTACTTGTTGTGGCTCTTCTTTGCCTGCCAATTGCTTGTGAGAAGGCGAAGAATCATATTGAGATTGCCCATGATTTCGTGGTGGAAGAAAAGCTAGATGAGGCAGTGGCCGAATACACAAAAGCTATTGAGGCAAATACCAATCTTGTTGATGCATTTTGTGGAAGAGGCGATGTTTATTTAAAGCAGGGAAAACTGGAAGATGCGGCGATCGATTTCCGGAAAGCGATTGATATTAATCCGAATCATATCGATGCCCATAAGAAGCTTGCGGAGACTTTTATTCAAATTGGAGCCCCGGATGATGAATTTCAAAAGCGTTTTAAGGCGATTGAAAAGGAACCTGATAATCCGCTTTCCTATGTAGATCTGGGTGTATTTTATCATAAGCTGGAACAGGATATAGACGCCATTGATCAATACAAAAAGGCGTTGGAACTTGACCCGGAAAATCCTTATATCATGTTTAACCTCGGCGTGGGATATTTAGATATGGGCTTATATGAGGACGCAGAAGGTATATTTCAAAAGGCTATAGAAATTGATCCGGCATATGATAATGCGCATTATAACCTTGCCGTGTCTATGCACAAGCAGGGAAAGATTGATGAGGCTATAAAAGAACTGAATAAGACACTCGAGGTTAATCCCAAATATTCTGATGCCTATGTCGTGTTCGGTTTAATTAAACTGAAAGAAAAGAAGTTTGAGGAGGCCATTGCAGAATATAACAAGGCCATGGAGATAAACCCAGACAACCTTGAGGCCCGCTATCAAAGGGCGATTGTCTTTGCCTTACAGGAAAGATATGAAGATGCATTAGCTGAAAACATGAAAGTGTTGGAAAAAAACCCAAAGCATGCCAATGCGGCATATAATATTGGTGTGATCTATCACAGGACGGACCGACTCGACAAAGCTATGGAGTGGTATGATAAAATAGCCAAAAAAATTGATCCACTTTATGAAGATGCCTATTACAACAGGGGTCAAATCTATTCTATGAAAGGGGATCACAGCAAGGCATATAGTGATTTTATCACGTATTCGTATATTACAAAGTGGAGAACGGGAAAAGACCCTGCGGTAGTCTATAAGCAGGATGAGATTAAGGAAATGTTCTTGTCTTCAGTGCCAGCCTTAAAAGGTCAGGTAAAGGATCAGGAATTGGAATTGAAATCAAATTAA
- a CDS encoding tetratricopeptide repeat protein yields the protein MVKRLLIAGIIMLLISLPCGIAKEVTSSGDRYFDDGRLDEAIREYEKLLGKNKKQPEIYFKLGNAYCKKGNLEKALEAFNLATQFKPDYADAYQRLSEVSMQIGVPEDELRVCLKKVQKDPNNADSHLQLGLIYYKRNLFDEARREYETAIGLDPRKAEAYFNLGVLYQDFNTHDKAAEMYKKAIEVSPNYDKAHFNLGISYYQMGRVEEAVSAYKRVIEINPKYAEAYVNLGIACFVKGLYSDALEALKKALSQCSNIAKIHYYLGNVYHKMHKTDEAIVEYKKAVEFNPRLVAPHFNLGVIYLKEKMVDQAIKEFTNVIVLDHDYADAYQKRSKAYELKGDRVNAQSDYNSYQHAKSAFARIYKEENVSSYYEGSSPDK from the coding sequence ATGGTAAAACGATTATTAATTGCTGGAATTATTATGCTGTTGATTTCCCTACCTTGTGGAATCGCAAAAGAAGTCACATCGTCAGGTGACAGATATTTTGATGATGGACGATTGGACGAGGCCATTCGTGAGTATGAGAAGTTGCTTGGAAAAAATAAGAAACAGCCTGAGATTTATTTTAAGCTGGGAAATGCCTATTGCAAAAAAGGGAATCTGGAAAAGGCATTAGAAGCATTTAATCTGGCTACCCAATTCAAGCCGGATTATGCAGATGCGTATCAAAGGTTGTCTGAAGTAAGTATGCAGATCGGAGTACCCGAGGATGAGCTTAGGGTTTGCTTGAAAAAAGTGCAAAAAGACCCTAATAATGCAGATTCACATCTTCAGTTGGGTTTGATTTATTATAAGCGCAATCTTTTTGATGAGGCCAGGAGAGAATACGAAACGGCGATAGGACTCGATCCCAGGAAGGCAGAGGCATATTTTAATCTCGGTGTTTTGTACCAGGATTTTAATACCCACGATAAGGCGGCTGAAATGTATAAAAAAGCGATTGAGGTATCTCCGAACTATGATAAGGCGCATTTTAATCTGGGAATTTCTTACTATCAGATGGGGCGTGTGGAGGAGGCTGTTTCTGCTTATAAACGAGTTATTGAAATAAATCCGAAATATGCAGAAGCGTATGTGAATTTGGGGATTGCTTGTTTTGTAAAAGGATTGTATAGCGATGCCCTTGAAGCCTTAAAGAAGGCTTTGTCGCAATGCTCAAACATTGCCAAGATTCACTATTATCTTGGCAATGTTTATCATAAGATGCACAAAACGGACGAGGCAATAGTTGAATACAAAAAGGCTGTAGAATTCAATCCAAGATTGGTTGCACCACACTTTAATTTAGGTGTTATTTATCTGAAGGAGAAGATGGTGGATCAGGCCATCAAAGAATTTACAAATGTAATTGTGCTTGATCATGATTATGCCGATGCCTATCAAAAACGCAGCAAAGCCTATGAATTGAAGGGTGACAGGGTAAATGCACAGAGCGATTACAATTCCTACCAGCATGCCAAATCGGCCTTTGCAAGGATTTACAAGGAAGAGAACGTATCCTCTTATTATGAAGGTTCAAGTCCTGATAAATAA
- a CDS encoding SUMF1/EgtB/PvdO family nonheme iron enzyme: protein MNFVYLLILFVMFTASQYNIVLADTVNNEAQNPLPKRESSLKTKENVLKNKLCPECNRIYPGDVNFCSVDGKELAEFTEEDFICPTCKEKANPGEKFCRKDGTQLLSKSSAGKKTSVPDKKIEINLSPDATPEEKMKAAMYHIMEGNRLREELNDFEGALEEYKKAETLKPELPSLHFHMGGVYWKLGNQKEALAHLDKCKALLEAQPSETKLSENHQKTLQDVKIYINKLEKGLKPSEKGQRKELTLAERDERMKKALAENREKWNEMALVPAGKFIMGTLEDEFIPEETPQHEVYLDTYSIDKYEVTNAQYWEFLQYIKSTGDHSKCFPGEPKGKDHTPGTPHTGWDYPYYDYPDYPVTRVDWYDAYAYAAWAGKRLPTEAEWEKAARGTDGRRFPWGNVWDAKRSNVGPDAPLSVGSFEYGASLYGCLDLIGSVSEWCNDWYHPDYYQTSPSVNPKGPETSTGMRVIKGGSLFAPYAYKMRCAVRIFGKPEDRNKSIGFRCVKDHEPETGKTVKEASKKEDKGKEVH from the coding sequence GTGAATTTTGTATATTTGCTTATTCTGTTTGTTATGTTCACTGCATCACAATACAATATTGTTCTGGCCGATACGGTCAATAATGAAGCACAAAATCCACTCCCCAAAAGAGAATCTTCATTAAAAACAAAGGAAAATGTTCTCAAGAATAAACTTTGCCCGGAATGTAACAGAATATACCCGGGAGATGTCAATTTCTGCAGTGTGGACGGCAAAGAACTTGCTGAATTCACCGAGGAAGATTTCATATGTCCAACCTGTAAGGAAAAGGCAAATCCTGGAGAAAAATTTTGCAGAAAAGACGGGACGCAACTTCTTTCCAAATCTTCAGCCGGGAAAAAGACTTCTGTTCCTGACAAAAAAATAGAAATTAACCTTTCTCCAGATGCTACACCAGAAGAAAAGATGAAAGCAGCCATGTATCACATTATGGAAGGGAATCGACTGCGCGAAGAACTGAACGATTTTGAGGGCGCTTTAGAAGAATACAAAAAGGCTGAAACATTAAAACCAGAACTTCCTTCTCTCCATTTTCATATGGGAGGTGTTTATTGGAAGCTTGGAAATCAAAAGGAAGCCTTAGCCCATCTCGACAAATGTAAAGCATTATTGGAAGCACAACCATCTGAAACAAAGTTAAGTGAAAATCACCAAAAGACATTGCAGGATGTTAAAATTTACATAAATAAATTAGAAAAAGGGCTAAAACCATCCGAAAAGGGTCAACGCAAGGAGCTAACCCTGGCTGAACGGGATGAAAGGATGAAAAAAGCCTTGGCTGAAAATCGGGAAAAATGGAATGAAATGGCGTTAGTCCCTGCTGGAAAGTTTATTATGGGTACACTGGAAGACGAATTTATTCCTGAAGAAACCCCCCAACATGAAGTATATTTAGATACATACTCTATTGATAAATACGAGGTCACCAATGCCCAATATTGGGAATTTTTGCAATATATAAAAAGCACCGGCGACCACAGTAAATGTTTCCCGGGTGAACCAAAAGGCAAAGACCATACTCCTGGAACACCTCACACAGGATGGGATTATCCCTATTATGATTACCCGGATTATCCTGTAACTCGTGTCGACTGGTATGATGCATATGCTTATGCCGCATGGGCAGGGAAACGCTTACCCACGGAAGCCGAGTGGGAGAAGGCCGCCAGGGGAACTGACGGGCGCAGATTTCCCTGGGGCAATGTGTGGGACGCCAAACGAAGCAATGTCGGCCCTGATGCGCCGTTGTCTGTAGGTAGTTTTGAATATGGAGCGAGCCTATATGGATGCCTGGATTTAATCGGCAGTGTTTCGGAATGGTGCAACGATTGGTATCACCCGGATTATTACCAAACCAGCCCAAGCGTAAATCCAAAAGGACCAGAAACCAGCACTGGCATGCGAGTAATCAAAGGGGGATCATTATTTGCCCCCTATGCATATAAAATGCGATGTGCCGTAAGGATATTTGGAAAACCAGAGGACAGAAACAAGAGCATTGGCTTCCGATGTGTAAAAGATCATGAACCAGAAACCGGAAAAACTGTCAAAGAAGCTAGTAAAAAGGAAGATAAAGGCAAAGAAGTGCACTAA
- a CDS encoding multiheme c-type cytochrome: protein MERLKQLLGFIQRRKKLVGFFTIIVLVVFFVTIRKVYHYSETSEFCASCHEMKIHYDSFKASKHHNEHVENCHACHVGPGLKGYAHAKLSDGTHDSLMHSFQAYTDGAFIEIAEDSLEILNGNCVRCHSEGFTKDKSHIEFVLKSTKHRTEGTHGISLKKLTCTDCHLGVVHPHMPGDLFKAYAAKKIKPYGTYEETDCLACHKMATPEVVKEWTKGAHAAKGVTCINCHGNDHRNIAKKRGHVSATTCGECHQNQYVDFRESKHLQGHPVAVPSKFDVISTRLLNIEGCKDCHKLSLTYEFDRIGGSCDACHPSHKFSLEEAKAYDACEKCHIGGPEHSQLNTGKGSIFGKVLELRHQGLITKDLVKCQSCHGPNKSHNFSKSFIPKEIDVLLFGGYGYLKPRTTHQ from the coding sequence ATGGAGCGGTTGAAGCAGTTGTTGGGATTTATTCAGAGAAGAAAAAAGCTGGTAGGCTTCTTCACCATAATAGTGTTGGTTGTCTTTTTTGTTACCATAAGAAAAGTTTACCACTATTCAGAGACGAGCGAGTTTTGCGCTAGTTGTCATGAAATGAAAATTCATTATGATTCATTCAAGGCATCAAAGCATCATAATGAACATGTTGAGAATTGTCACGCCTGTCATGTTGGCCCAGGACTCAAAGGGTATGCTCATGCAAAACTCAGCGATGGAACGCACGATTCTTTAATGCATTCATTTCAGGCCTATACTGATGGCGCATTTATCGAGATTGCTGAAGATAGTCTTGAGATACTGAATGGGAATTGTGTCCGCTGTCATTCAGAAGGTTTTACAAAAGATAAATCCCATATTGAATTTGTTTTAAAAAGTACCAAGCACCGTACAGAAGGTACCCATGGGATATCACTTAAAAAGCTGACATGTACAGATTGCCATTTGGGAGTAGTTCATCCGCACATGCCCGGTGATTTGTTCAAGGCTTATGCGGCAAAGAAGATTAAACCATACGGTACATACGAAGAAACGGATTGCCTGGCTTGTCATAAAATGGCCACACCGGAGGTTGTGAAAGAATGGACAAAAGGTGCACATGCTGCGAAGGGCGTTACTTGTATAAATTGTCATGGAAACGATCATCGCAATATCGCAAAGAAACGAGGTCATGTTTCTGCAACTACCTGCGGCGAATGCCATCAGAACCAATATGTTGACTTCCGCGAAAGTAAACACCTTCAGGGTCATCCTGTAGCAGTTCCAAGTAAATTTGATGTGATTAGTACAAGATTGTTGAATATTGAAGGTTGCAAAGATTGTCATAAGTTAAGTTTGACTTATGAGTTCGATAGGATTGGCGGAAGTTGCGATGCCTGTCATCCAAGTCACAAATTCTCGTTGGAAGAAGCGAAGGCATATGATGCCTGTGAAAAGTGCCATATCGGTGGACCTGAACATTCACAGTTAAATACTGGCAAAGGATCTATCTTTGGTAAGGTCTTGGAGTTACGTCACCAAGGTTTGATTACGAAGGATTTGGTCAAATGTCAATCTTGCCATGGTCCAAACAAATCGCATAATTTTAGTAAATCTTTTATACCAAAAGAAATTGATGTGTTGCTTTTTGGAGGCTATGGATATTTGAAGCCACGTACAACACATCAGTAG
- a CDS encoding aconitate hydratase, with protein sequence MGKNLVQKILDSHLVSGKRKGGEEIAISIDQTLTQDATGTMAYLQFEAMGIPKVKTKLSVSYVDHNMLQTGFENFDDHLFLQSIAKKYGVYFSKPGNGICHQVHLERFGVPGETLLGSDSHTPTCGGLGMIAIGAGGLDVAIAMAGGSFYITMPKVVLVKLSGTLQPWVTAKDVILELLRRLTVKGGVGKIFEYGGEGVKTLSVTERATITNMGAELGALTSLFPSDAQTKKYLKMQGREAVWKPLKADASAKYDDVIEIDLSTLEPLIARPHSPDNVCKVSEIKGTKVQQVCIGSCTNSSYHDLMVAAAMLKGRKVHSDVSLTISPGSKQVLEMIAKNGALADMIAAGARVIEVACGPCIGMGQAPPSGGVSVRSFNRNFEGRSGTADAQVFLVSPETAIVTAINGVISDPREFGEPIIIKDIKRVTIDDSMVIPPSERPEEVTIIRGPNIKPLPKKEPMPDTLTGDVLLKVGDNITTDHIMPAGAKVLPLRSNIPAISEFVFEKVDKEFVSRAKEKGGGFLIGGVNYGQGSSREHAALAPMYLGVKAVIAKSFARIHRANLVNFGILPLTFEDESDYNLCDQGDSIELPDIKNRLTSGGKVIINNLTKNKEIKVKHTLTPREIDILCVGGLLNYQAQSSK encoded by the coding sequence ATGGGAAAGAATCTGGTACAGAAAATTTTAGATTCGCATCTTGTATCTGGCAAACGAAAAGGCGGTGAAGAGATTGCTATTTCTATCGATCAGACTCTTACACAAGATGCTACCGGCACCATGGCGTATCTCCAGTTTGAAGCCATGGGTATACCTAAAGTGAAGACGAAACTTTCGGTAAGTTACGTTGATCATAATATGCTCCAGACCGGTTTTGAAAACTTTGACGACCATTTATTCCTCCAAAGCATTGCTAAAAAATATGGTGTTTATTTTTCCAAACCTGGAAATGGTATCTGTCATCAGGTACATTTAGAGCGTTTTGGCGTACCCGGAGAAACCTTACTGGGTTCTGACAGCCATACACCCACATGTGGCGGGCTGGGTATGATCGCTATTGGTGCAGGTGGGCTGGATGTGGCCATTGCAATGGCCGGTGGATCATTTTATATCACGATGCCAAAGGTGGTATTGGTAAAACTGAGTGGTACATTGCAACCATGGGTTACGGCAAAAGATGTCATATTGGAATTATTGAGAAGGTTAACGGTCAAGGGCGGTGTAGGCAAAATATTTGAATATGGAGGTGAAGGAGTAAAGACTCTTTCCGTCACAGAACGCGCCACAATTACGAATATGGGTGCAGAACTTGGGGCGCTTACCTCTCTGTTCCCAAGCGATGCACAAACGAAAAAATATTTAAAGATGCAGGGAAGAGAGGCCGTCTGGAAACCATTAAAAGCCGATGCCAGTGCAAAATATGACGACGTTATTGAGATTGACCTTTCAACCCTGGAACCGTTGATTGCCAGACCACACAGTCCGGATAATGTTTGCAAGGTGAGTGAAATAAAAGGCACAAAAGTTCAACAAGTTTGTATCGGAAGCTGTACCAACTCATCGTATCATGACCTTATGGTTGCTGCTGCGATGTTAAAGGGACGAAAGGTACATTCGGATGTGAGTCTTACCATTTCTCCAGGTTCGAAACAGGTGCTGGAGATGATTGCGAAAAATGGCGCATTGGCAGACATGATTGCCGCAGGTGCGCGTGTGATCGAGGTGGCCTGTGGACCTTGCATTGGGATGGGGCAAGCTCCGCCTTCCGGAGGGGTTTCGGTGAGATCGTTTAACAGGAACTTTGAGGGACGAAGCGGGACGGCAGATGCACAGGTTTTCCTGGTCAGTCCGGAAACGGCTATAGTGACTGCAATCAATGGTGTTATTAGCGATCCCAGGGAATTTGGTGAACCGATTATTATTAAAGATATCAAAAGGGTTACCATTGATGATAGTATGGTTATTCCTCCTTCGGAAAGGCCAGAGGAAGTAACTATCATCAGAGGTCCAAACATAAAACCTTTGCCAAAAAAGGAACCTATGCCTGATACGCTAACAGGGGACGTCCTCTTAAAGGTGGGGGATAATATTACCACTGATCATATCATGCCGGCAGGGGCAAAGGTTTTGCCACTGCGATCAAATATTCCAGCCATTTCTGAATTTGTATTTGAAAAGGTAGATAAGGAGTTTGTGAGCCGGGCAAAAGAAAAAGGTGGTGGATTCCTGATTGGCGGGGTAAATTACGGTCAGGGTTCAAGCAGAGAGCATGCCGCCCTGGCGCCTATGTATTTAGGAGTAAAGGCGGTTATTGCCAAGTCCTTTGCCCGAATCCATCGGGCAAATCTCGTTAACTTTGGTATCTTACCGTTAACCTTCGAGGATGAGAGTGACTATAATTTATGTGATCAGGGAGACAGTATCGAACTACCTGACATAAAGAATAGATTAACGTCCGGGGGCAAGGTCATCATAAATAATTTGACAAAGAATAAGGAAATAAAGGTGAAACACACATTAACCCCTCGTGAGATCGATATCCTTTGCGTTGGCGGTTTATTGAATTATCAGGCGCAAAGCAGTAAATAA
- a CDS encoding flavodoxin family protein, with protein MRVLGISGSPIYDSNTDRALKVALEATGLKTEFIKLANYSLTPCRACLGCVKTNRCVNIRDDGVFLAEKAKEADALIVACYTPYSTIDSLTKAFLERLYPLRHIHGFMAGKPGGAIVTCAVPDKNKALPPAGDMGVNAIMFYMMEEGMNFVGAVKISGNVPCIKCGYGNECKMSGVKMMFGSDATVESVGINKFENQQDALNAARELGRKIAKVLRDK; from the coding sequence ATGAGAGTCCTTGGCATTTCTGGTTCTCCTATTTATGATAGCAATACAGATAGGGCATTAAAAGTGGCTTTGGAGGCTACTGGCCTGAAAACGGAATTCATAAAACTGGCAAACTATTCCCTTACTCCATGCAGGGCATGTCTCGGTTGTGTAAAAACAAACAGATGCGTAAATATTCGTGATGATGGAGTTTTTCTGGCAGAGAAGGCAAAAGAGGCCGATGCGTTAATTGTCGCTTGCTATACGCCGTATAGTACGATAGATTCCCTGACGAAGGCCTTTCTGGAACGGCTTTATCCCCTCCGTCATATCCACGGCTTTATGGCAGGCAAACCAGGAGGTGCAATTGTTACCTGTGCAGTCCCTGATAAAAACAAGGCGTTACCTCCTGCCGGTGATATGGGTGTGAATGCCATCATGTTTTATATGATGGAAGAGGGTATGAACTTTGTGGGTGCCGTTAAGATATCGGGAAACGTCCCCTGTATTAAATGCGGGTACGGTAACGAGTGCAAGATGTCCGGTGTGAAGATGATGTTTGGTTCTGATGCAACCGTAGAATCTGTTGGGATAAATAAGTTTGAAAATCAGCAGGATGCCCTGAATGCGGCTAGAGAGCTAGGCAGAAAAATCGCAAAGGTTCTTCGGGATAAATAA
- a CDS encoding TRASH domain-containing protein, translated as MKRIGYLAGVAMVALLSMASYTVTKAFAGADCCGAKQASAAEKAETKCVACGKAISNKDKAVKVEHEGKTVYLCCEGCAEKFKKNPGECMRDKEQK; from the coding sequence ATGAAGCGTATTGGATATCTTGCAGGTGTTGCTATGGTAGCCTTACTTTCAATGGCCTCTTATACTGTCACTAAGGCTTTTGCCGGTGCTGATTGTTGTGGTGCAAAGCAAGCTTCGGCTGCGGAAAAGGCGGAAACGAAATGCGTGGCTTGTGGAAAGGCGATCAGTAATAAAGACAAGGCGGTAAAGGTCGAACACGAGGGGAAAACTGTTTATCTCTGCTGCGAAGGTTGTGCTGAAAAATTTAAAAAGAACCCGGGCGAATGTATGAGAGATAAAGAACAAAAATAA
- a CDS encoding peroxiredoxin: MPVRVGDPAPDFQVKDDAGKMRTLSEFRGKKVVLYFYPKDNTPGCTKEACSFRDGYSTLLEAGIIILGVSFDSPESHWKFKEKQNLPFILLSDEKKEVAEAYGASGGLLGSLMAKRYTYLIDEHGKIVHIFKKVDVKNHAAEVLQAFSEHSKK; encoded by the coding sequence ATGCCAGTAAGAGTAGGTGATCCTGCACCTGATTTTCAAGTAAAGGATGATGCAGGGAAGATGCGTACGCTCTCTGAATTTCGCGGTAAAAAGGTAGTGCTCTATTTTTATCCAAAGGATAACACTCCCGGATGTACCAAAGAGGCCTGCAGTTTTCGTGATGGATACAGCACCTTGCTGGAGGCTGGAATTATTATTCTGGGTGTCAGTTTTGATTCACCAGAGTCACACTGGAAATTTAAAGAGAAACAGAATCTACCCTTTATTTTATTGAGTGACGAGAAAAAAGAAGTGGCAGAGGCTTATGGTGCTTCGGGTGGCCTTTTAGGTTCTCTCATGGCAAAACGATACACGTATCTGATTGACGAACATGGTAAGATTGTTCATATCTTTAAGAAGGTAGACGTAAAAAACCATGCAGCGGAAGTCCTACAAGCATTTTCCGAACATTCCAAAAAATAA